The Streptomyces seoulensis genome contains a region encoding:
- a CDS encoding M18 family aminopeptidase yields MSAPSRFDRGHTDDLMAFLAASPTPYHAVANVAARLDEAGFRQVTETEAWDTPAGTGSGGRYVLRGGAVIAWYVPEGAAPHTPFRIVGAHTDSPNLRVKPEPDSGAHGWRQVAVEIYGGPLMNSWLDRDLGLAGRLTLRDGRSVLVDIDRPLLRVPQLAIHLDRSVSADGLKLDKQRHLQPVWGLGGDVREGDLISFLEEEAGLDAGSVAGWDLMTYPVEAPAYLGRDRELVAGPRMDNLLSVHAGTAALIAAATSGETLTHIPVLAAFDHEENGSQSDTGADGPLLGSVLERSVFARGGSYEDRARAFAGTVCLSSDTGHAVHPNYAERHDPTHHPRVNGGPILKVNVNNRYATDGSGRAVFAAACERAGVPFQTFVSNNSMPCGTTIGPITAARHGISTVDIGVAILSMHSARELCGAEDPFLLAEALTAFLEG; encoded by the coding sequence ATGAGCGCACCGTCCCGTTTCGACCGCGGCCACACCGACGACCTGATGGCCTTCCTCGCGGCGAGCCCGACGCCGTACCACGCCGTGGCGAACGTCGCCGCACGGCTGGACGAGGCGGGCTTCCGGCAGGTCACCGAGACCGAGGCGTGGGACACCCCCGCGGGCACCGGCAGCGGCGGCCGGTACGTGCTGCGCGGCGGCGCGGTCATCGCCTGGTACGTCCCCGAGGGCGCCGCACCGCACACGCCGTTCCGGATCGTCGGCGCGCACACCGACTCCCCGAACCTCAGGGTCAAGCCCGAGCCGGACAGCGGTGCGCACGGCTGGCGCCAGGTCGCGGTGGAGATCTACGGCGGGCCGCTGATGAACTCCTGGCTCGACCGCGACCTCGGGCTCGCCGGGCGTCTCACCCTGCGCGACGGCCGGTCCGTCCTGGTCGACATCGACCGCCCGCTGCTGCGGGTGCCGCAGCTCGCCATCCACCTGGACCGCTCGGTCTCCGCGGACGGCCTCAAGCTCGACAAGCAGCGCCACCTCCAGCCCGTGTGGGGCCTGGGCGGTGACGTCCGCGAGGGCGACCTGATCTCCTTCCTGGAGGAGGAGGCCGGACTGGACGCCGGTTCGGTGGCGGGCTGGGACCTCATGACGTACCCCGTCGAGGCGCCCGCCTACCTCGGCCGGGACCGCGAGCTGGTCGCCGGGCCCCGGATGGACAACCTGCTGTCCGTGCACGCCGGTACGGCCGCCCTGATCGCCGCCGCCACCTCGGGGGAGACGCTCACCCACATCCCGGTCCTGGCCGCCTTCGACCACGAGGAGAACGGCTCCCAGTCCGACACCGGGGCCGACGGACCGCTCCTCGGCAGCGTCCTGGAGCGCTCGGTGTTCGCGCGGGGCGGCTCCTACGAGGACCGGGCCCGCGCCTTCGCCGGCACCGTCTGCCTCTCCTCCGACACCGGCCACGCCGTGCACCCCAACTACGCGGAGCGGCACGACCCGACGCACCACCCGCGCGTCAACGGCGGCCCGATCCTCAAGGTGAACGTCAACAACCGCTACGCCACGGACGGTTCGGGCCGCGCGGTGTTCGCCGCCGCGTGCGAGCGGGCCGGGGTGCCCTTCCAGACGTTCGTCTCGAACAACTCGATGCCCTGCGGCACCACCATCGGTCCCATCACCGCGGCCCGCCACGGCATCAGCACCGTCGACATCGGCGTGGCGATCCTCTCCATGCACAGCGCGCGTGAACTCTGCGGCGCCGAGGACCCGTTCCTCCTCGCCGAGGCCCTGACGGCTTTCCTGGAAGGCTAG
- a CDS encoding DUF6458 family protein, translating into MGLGGCIILIAVGAILTFATDWHMSGVNLDLVGVIFMATGLIGLVTFSGIARRRRVVVPPTPVVEEERHHHAHRDGYTDGYGA; encoded by the coding sequence ATGGGCCTCGGCGGATGCATCATCCTCATAGCCGTGGGAGCGATCCTCACGTTTGCCACCGACTGGCACATGAGCGGCGTCAACCTCGACCTGGTCGGCGTGATCTTCATGGCCACCGGCCTCATCGGTCTGGTGACCTTCAGCGGGATCGCCCGGCGCAGGCGCGTGGTGGTGCCGCCCACCCCGGTGGTCGAGGAGGAACGCCACCACCACGCCCACCGGGACGGCTACACCGACGGCTACGGCGCCTGA
- a CDS encoding thioredoxin-like domain-containing protein produces MNDSASRRVRVRAPELVGKGGWLNTGDQQYTLADLRGRIVILDFWTFCCINCLHVLDELRELEEKHRDTVVVIGVHSPKFVHEAEHQAVVDAVERYGVEHPVLDDPELATWKQYAVRAWPTLVVIDPEGYVVAQHAGEGHVHAIERLVAELEAEHEAKGTLRRGDGPYVAPEPEPTVLRFPGKALLLPSGNFLVSDTTRHQLVELAQDGESVVRRIGSGGRGFADGSAEGASFNEPQGLALLGDGSLVVADTVNHALRRLDLASGAVTTLAGTGKQWMQGAPTSGAAREVELSSPWDVAVFGGKVWIAMAGVHQLWTYDPEADTVQVAAGTTNEGLVDGPGAEAWFAQPSGLAATEDRLWLADSETSALRWVDLDGAVHTAVGTGLFDFGHRDGDAGQALLQHPLGVTALPDGSVAVADTYNHALRRYDPATGEVTTLATDLREPSDAVLVGDDIVVVESARHRLTRLRLPEEAVRVEAVAHRTRRAATEVAPGRLRLDVIFQAPAGQKLDTRYGPSTRLLVSATPPELLLKGEGAHSDLSRELELDPAVTEGVLHVSAMAASCDDDPANEYPACHVHQQDWGVPVRLVEGATDRLPLVLAGLDEGDER; encoded by the coding sequence ATGAACGACTCCGCTTCTCGACGCGTCCGTGTCCGTGCTCCCGAGCTGGTCGGCAAGGGGGGCTGGCTGAACACCGGCGACCAGCAGTACACCCTGGCCGACCTGCGGGGACGCATCGTCATCCTCGACTTCTGGACCTTCTGCTGCATCAACTGCCTGCACGTCCTGGACGAGCTGCGCGAGCTGGAGGAGAAGCACCGGGACACGGTGGTCGTCATCGGGGTGCACTCCCCGAAGTTCGTGCACGAGGCGGAGCACCAGGCGGTCGTGGACGCCGTCGAGCGGTACGGCGTGGAGCACCCCGTGCTGGACGACCCGGAGCTGGCGACCTGGAAGCAGTACGCGGTGCGCGCCTGGCCGACGCTGGTGGTGATCGACCCCGAGGGGTACGTCGTCGCCCAGCACGCCGGTGAGGGCCATGTGCACGCCATCGAGCGGCTGGTGGCGGAGCTGGAGGCCGAGCACGAGGCCAAGGGCACCCTGCGCCGGGGCGACGGTCCCTACGTGGCACCGGAGCCGGAGCCGACCGTGCTGCGCTTCCCCGGCAAGGCGCTGCTGCTGCCCTCGGGGAACTTCCTGGTCAGCGACACCACCCGGCACCAGTTGGTGGAGCTCGCGCAGGACGGCGAGTCCGTCGTGCGCCGGATCGGCTCCGGTGGGCGCGGGTTCGCGGACGGCTCCGCCGAGGGGGCGTCCTTCAACGAGCCGCAGGGTCTGGCGCTGCTCGGTGACGGCTCCTTGGTCGTCGCCGACACCGTGAACCACGCCCTGCGCCGCCTCGACCTCGCCTCCGGCGCGGTCACCACCCTGGCCGGCACCGGGAAGCAGTGGATGCAGGGCGCGCCCACCTCGGGAGCGGCCCGCGAGGTCGAGCTGTCCTCACCGTGGGACGTGGCCGTCTTCGGCGGCAAGGTGTGGATCGCCATGGCGGGCGTGCACCAGCTCTGGACGTACGACCCGGAGGCGGACACCGTCCAGGTCGCGGCCGGTACGACCAACGAGGGTCTGGTGGACGGGCCCGGCGCCGAGGCGTGGTTCGCGCAGCCCTCCGGGCTCGCCGCGACGGAGGACCGGCTGTGGCTCGCGGACTCCGAGACCTCCGCGCTGCGCTGGGTGGACCTCGACGGCGCGGTCCACACCGCCGTCGGCACCGGCCTGTTCGACTTCGGCCACCGTGACGGGGACGCGGGCCAGGCACTGCTCCAGCACCCGCTGGGCGTCACCGCGCTGCCGGACGGCTCGGTCGCCGTGGCCGACACCTACAACCACGCCCTGCGCCGCTACGACCCCGCCACCGGCGAGGTCACCACCCTCGCCACCGACCTGCGCGAGCCCAGCGACGCGGTGCTCGTCGGTGACGACATCGTGGTGGTGGAGTCCGCCCGCCACCGGCTGACCCGGCTGCGGCTGCCCGAGGAGGCGGTACGCGTGGAGGCGGTCGCCCACCGCACGCGGCGCGCGGCCACCGAGGTGGCCCCCGGCCGGCTGCGGCTGGACGTGATCTTCCAGGCCCCGGCGGGCCAGAAGCTGGACACCCGCTACGGCCCCTCGACCCGGCTGCTGGTATCGGCGACCCCGCCCGAGCTGCTGCTGAAGGGTGAGGGCGCGCACAGCGACCTGAGCCGCGAACTGGAGCTGGACCCGGCCGTCACCGAGGGCGTCCTGCACGTCTCCGCGATGGCCGCCTCCTGCGACGACGACCCGGCCAACGAGTACCCGGCCTGCCACGTCCACCAGCAGGACTGGGGCGTCCCGGTGCGCCTCGTCGAGGGCGCGACGGACCGCCTGCCGCTGGTGCTGGCCGGCCTGGACGAAGGTGACGAGCGCTAG
- a CDS encoding cupin domain-containing protein encodes MATEEPRSLPQVLASFTDLWSPRIVTSVNDYDVRVAKVEGEHLWHAHDDTDEFFLVLTGELHIALREPAGERTVTLEKGSVFTVPRGTEHKPYAPVPTEILVFEPTGTLSVGDRHDEVPDHVDATTGHALD; translated from the coding sequence ATGGCAACCGAAGAACCCCGTTCCCTCCCTCAGGTCCTCGCCTCGTTCACCGACCTCTGGAGCCCCCGCATCGTCACGTCGGTCAACGACTACGACGTCCGTGTGGCCAAGGTCGAGGGCGAGCACCTCTGGCACGCGCACGACGACACCGACGAGTTCTTCCTCGTCCTCACCGGCGAACTCCACATCGCGCTGCGCGAGCCGGCGGGCGAGCGCACGGTGACCCTGGAGAAGGGATCCGTCTTCACCGTGCCGCGCGGCACCGAGCACAAGCCGTACGCCCCGGTCCCCACGGAGATCCTGGTCTTCGAACCCACCGGCACCCTGAGTGTGGGCGACCGCCACGACGAGGTCCCGGACCATGTGGACGCCACCACGGGGCACGCCCTGGACTGA
- a CDS encoding GlxA family transcriptional regulator produces the protein MAQESSQAPRTHRVAVLVDAGTNPFEVGVATELFGLPRPELGLPRPLYEVTLCAPTREVRMNHGFFTMTDVAGLDAVDGADTLVVPGRPDIVVPRQAPVRDAIRRAHARGARVVSFCTGTFALAEAGLLDGRRAATHWKWADTFRRLHPRVLLEPDVLFVDEGDVLSASGSAAALDLGLYLWRRDHGAEIANAVSRRLVFAAHRDGGQRQFVERPLPEVPDGSLGPLLAWAQERLGEPLTVADLAARAAVSPATLHRRFRERLGTTPLAWLTGERVALACRLIERGETGLEVVAARCGLGTAANLRARLRRETGLSPSDYRKRFGPAAR, from the coding sequence ATGGCACAAGAATCCTCGCAGGCACCGCGCACCCACCGGGTCGCCGTACTGGTGGACGCCGGGACCAACCCGTTCGAGGTCGGCGTCGCCACCGAGCTGTTCGGTCTGCCCCGCCCCGAACTCGGCCTGCCCCGGCCGCTGTACGAGGTCACGCTGTGCGCTCCCACCCGCGAGGTGCGGATGAACCACGGCTTCTTCACGATGACCGACGTGGCCGGGCTGGACGCGGTGGACGGCGCGGACACCCTCGTGGTGCCCGGCCGCCCCGACATCGTGGTCCCGCGCCAGGCCCCCGTGCGGGACGCGATCCGGCGCGCGCACGCGCGGGGCGCCCGCGTCGTCAGCTTCTGCACCGGCACCTTCGCGCTCGCCGAGGCCGGGCTGCTCGACGGGCGCCGGGCCGCCACCCACTGGAAGTGGGCCGACACCTTCCGGCGGCTGCACCCGCGCGTCCTGCTGGAACCGGACGTGCTCTTCGTCGACGAGGGGGACGTGCTGTCCGCCTCGGGCAGCGCCGCCGCGCTCGACCTCGGGCTGTACCTGTGGCGCCGGGACCACGGCGCCGAGATCGCCAACGCGGTCTCCCGGCGTCTGGTCTTCGCCGCCCACCGCGACGGCGGACAGCGGCAGTTCGTGGAACGCCCGCTGCCGGAGGTGCCCGACGGCTCCCTCGGCCCGCTGCTCGCCTGGGCGCAGGAGCGGCTCGGCGAACCGCTCACCGTGGCCGACCTCGCCGCCCGCGCGGCCGTCTCCCCCGCCACCCTGCACCGCCGCTTCCGTGAACGCCTCGGCACCACCCCGCTGGCGTGGCTCACCGGCGAACGGGTGGCGCTGGCCTGCCGGCTGATCGAGCGTGGGGAGACCGGTCTGGAGGTGGTGGCGGCCCGCTGCGGACTGGGCACGGCGGCCAACCTGCGGGCGCGGCTGCGCCGGGAGACCGGACTGAGCCCCTCCGACTACCGGAAGCGGTTCGGCCCGGCCGCCCGGTGA
- a CDS encoding LURP-one-related/scramblase family protein, translated as MRFLVRDRLLGIGDDYWIEDESGRKVFLVDGKAMRLRDTFELKDTDGNVLIDIHKKMFALRDTMAIQRDGEDLATVRRKRLSLLRNHYRVHLVDGTELDVGGKILDREFAVEYEGELLAVISRRLLTVRDTYGVDVVREDADPTLLIAVAVCVIHLAEKEREED; from the coding sequence ATGAGATTCCTCGTGCGCGACCGGCTGCTGGGCATCGGCGACGACTACTGGATCGAGGACGAGAGCGGCCGCAAGGTCTTCCTCGTCGACGGCAAGGCGATGCGGCTGCGGGACACCTTCGAGCTGAAGGACACCGACGGCAACGTCCTGATCGACATCCACAAGAAGATGTTCGCCCTGCGCGACACCATGGCCATCCAGCGGGACGGCGAGGACCTCGCCACCGTCCGGCGCAAGCGCCTCTCCCTGCTGCGCAACCACTACCGCGTCCACCTGGTCGACGGCACCGAACTCGACGTCGGCGGCAAGATCCTCGACCGCGAGTTCGCCGTGGAGTACGAGGGCGAACTCCTCGCGGTGATCTCCCGCCGCCTGCTGACCGTCCGCGACACCTACGGCGTCGACGTCGTACGCGAGGACGCGGACCCGACCCTGCTCATCGCGGTGGCGGTGTGCGTGATCCACCTGGCGGAGAAGGAGCGGGAGGAGGACTGA
- a CDS encoding carbon-nitrogen family hydrolase has product MRASLIQIRVDEGESVAERRLRAAGLVRAQAGADLVVLPELWTTGAFAYDTFATEAEPLEGPTHEAMAEAAREAGVWLHAGSIPERDPDGTLYNTALVFSPSGELAASYRKIHRFGFDQGEAVLMGAGREPVTVRLPKTTVGLATCYDLRFPELFRTLTDAGSEALVVSAGWPERRRAHWTLLARARAVENQAYVLACGTAGTHAGVPQAGHSIVVDPWGEVLAEAGADEEVLTVEFDPAKVAATREQFPALKDRVLGLDPPRA; this is encoded by the coding sequence GTGCGCGCCTCGCTGATCCAGATCCGTGTGGACGAGGGCGAATCCGTGGCCGAGCGACGGCTGCGGGCGGCGGGGCTCGTCCGGGCCCAAGCGGGTGCCGACCTCGTGGTCCTGCCCGAGCTGTGGACCACCGGGGCCTTCGCCTACGACACGTTCGCCACCGAGGCCGAGCCGCTGGAGGGCCCCACCCACGAGGCGATGGCCGAGGCCGCGCGCGAGGCGGGCGTATGGCTGCACGCCGGGTCGATCCCGGAGCGGGACCCCGACGGCACCCTCTACAACACCGCTCTCGTCTTCTCCCCCTCCGGTGAACTCGCCGCGTCCTACCGCAAGATCCACCGCTTCGGCTTCGACCAGGGCGAGGCCGTGCTGATGGGCGCCGGACGCGAACCGGTGACCGTCCGCCTGCCAAAGACCACGGTCGGCCTCGCCACCTGCTACGACCTCCGCTTCCCCGAACTCTTCCGCACGCTCACCGACGCCGGCTCCGAGGCCCTCGTCGTCTCCGCGGGCTGGCCCGAGCGCCGCCGCGCCCACTGGACGCTGCTGGCCCGGGCACGGGCGGTCGAGAACCAGGCGTACGTGCTCGCCTGCGGAACGGCCGGTACGCACGCCGGAGTTCCGCAGGCGGGTCACTCGATCGTGGTGGACCCCTGGGGCGAGGTCCTGGCGGAGGCGGGCGCGGACGAGGAGGTGCTCACCGTCGAGTTCGACCCGGCGAAGGTCGCGGCGACCCGTGAGCAGTTCCCCGCGCTGAAGGACCGTGTCCTCGGCCTGGACCCGCCTCGCGCATAG
- a CDS encoding maleylpyruvate isomerase family mycothiol-dependent enzyme produces MSLHPTLQPYADAWTHSIDAISELVNPLVEGEWNRRTPCPGWSVRDVVSHVIGLDCEMLGDPRPIHTLPRDLFHVTNESQRYMEMQVDVRRHHTAPEMTSELEYTVIRRNRQLRNESREPGATVRGPMGKEITLELAMRMRAFDVWVHEQDLRTALGRPGNLDSPGALVARDLLLAGLPKVVAKKAEAPRSSAIVFDVHGPVEFLRTIRVDIQGRGTLETAPALGPAATFTLDWETYFRLACGRITPEAAGDRIKTEGDPELTAAILRNFAVTP; encoded by the coding sequence GTGAGTCTGCATCCCACCCTCCAGCCCTACGCCGACGCCTGGACCCACTCGATCGACGCGATATCCGAGCTGGTGAACCCGCTGGTCGAGGGTGAGTGGAACCGGCGTACGCCGTGCCCCGGCTGGTCGGTGCGCGACGTGGTCTCGCATGTGATCGGCCTGGACTGCGAGATGCTCGGTGACCCCCGGCCCATCCACACCCTGCCCCGCGACCTCTTCCACGTCACCAACGAGTCGCAGCGGTACATGGAGATGCAGGTCGACGTGCGCCGCCACCACACGGCGCCGGAGATGACGTCGGAACTGGAGTACACGGTCATCCGGCGCAACCGGCAACTGCGCAACGAGTCCCGCGAGCCCGGCGCCACGGTGCGGGGTCCGATGGGCAAGGAGATCACCCTCGAACTCGCCATGCGGATGCGGGCGTTCGACGTGTGGGTGCACGAGCAGGATCTGCGGACCGCCCTCGGCCGCCCCGGCAACCTCGACTCGCCCGGCGCGCTCGTCGCCCGTGATCTGCTGCTGGCCGGGCTGCCCAAGGTGGTCGCCAAGAAGGCGGAGGCGCCTCGCAGTTCGGCGATCGTCTTCGACGTGCACGGGCCGGTGGAGTTCCTGCGCACGATCCGCGTCGACATCCAGGGCCGGGGCACGCTGGAGACGGCACCCGCGCTCGGGCCCGCCGCGACCTTCACCCTCGACTGGGAGACGTACTTCCGGCTGGCCTGCGGCCGGATCACCCCGGAGGCGGCGGGCGACCGCATCAAGACCGAGGGTGACCCGGAGCTGACGGCGGCGATCCTGCGGAACTTCGCCGTCACCCCCTGA
- a CDS encoding SAM-dependent methyltransferase has product MTTEHAKPARLSRLTFHGPLSEARAAAIVARLAAVRPRTVLDIGCGWGELLLRLLDAVPEARGTGIDVAEEDLARGRSDAKARGLGGRAEFVAESATGTGHGPADLVLCLGASHALSPAEQPTAEALGELRRLVADGGRVLLGEGFWERTPTAAELAGMWPGARPDDHVGLGELLDLTVAAGFRPEWTETASLAEWEEFESAYQADQEVWLAGHPDHPRAAELRERLDRHRGQWMSYRGVLGMAYLTLVPVTR; this is encoded by the coding sequence ATGACCACCGAGCACGCGAAACCCGCCCGGCTGAGCCGGCTCACCTTCCACGGCCCCCTCTCGGAGGCCCGCGCGGCCGCGATCGTCGCCCGGCTCGCCGCGGTTCGGCCGCGCACCGTGCTGGACATCGGCTGCGGCTGGGGCGAGTTGCTGCTGCGCCTGCTGGACGCCGTACCGGAGGCGCGGGGCACCGGCATCGACGTCGCCGAGGAGGACCTCGCGCGCGGGCGGAGCGACGCAAAGGCGCGTGGGCTCGGCGGTCGGGCGGAGTTCGTGGCGGAGTCCGCGACGGGCACCGGGCATGGCCCGGCCGACCTGGTGCTGTGCCTGGGCGCCAGCCACGCGCTGAGCCCGGCCGAGCAGCCCACCGCCGAGGCGCTGGGCGAGCTGCGGCGACTGGTGGCCGACGGCGGCCGGGTCCTGCTCGGCGAGGGCTTCTGGGAGCGGACGCCCACCGCGGCCGAGCTGGCCGGGATGTGGCCGGGAGCCCGGCCCGACGACCACGTCGGCCTGGGCGAGCTGCTCGACCTCACCGTCGCGGCGGGCTTCCGCCCCGAGTGGACGGAGACGGCGAGCCTCGCCGAGTGGGAGGAGTTCGAGTCCGCGTACCAGGCCGACCAGGAGGTCTGGCTCGCCGGACACCCGGACCACCCCCGGGCGGCCGAACTCCGCGAACGGCTGGACCGGCACCGGGGGCAGTGGATGAGCTACCGGGGCGTGCTGGGGATGGCCTACCTCACCCTCGTCCCCGTCACCCGCTGA
- a CDS encoding MFS transporter, with protein MNRDTTLPGDPPGGRRAVAVWSIGVAVYFVAVIFRTSLGVAGLDAADRFHVNASALSTFSILQLLVYAGMQIPVGLLVDRLGTKKVLCLGAVLFTAGQLGFAFSPSYGTALASRALLGCGDAMTFISVLRLGTRWFPARRGPFVAQLAGLVGMAGNLVSTLVLARLLHGLGWTPAFAGSAVAGAVVLVLTLLFLKDHPEGHEPEPFPHQGAAYVRRQIAEAWREPGTRLGMWVHFTTQFPAMVFLLLWGLPFLVQAQGLSRATAGELLTLVVLSNMVIGLVYGQVVARHHAARLPLALGTVAATALMWALTLAWPGEHAPMALLLALCVVLGACGPASMLGFDFARPANPPERQGTASGITNMGGFIASMTTLFAVGVLLDATGDDYSVAFCAVFVLQALGLTQIFRLRGRAARRERERLVASRVETVHVPAV; from the coding sequence ATGAACCGGGACACCACCCTGCCGGGTGACCCCCCGGGCGGCCGCCGGGCCGTCGCCGTGTGGTCCATAGGTGTGGCGGTCTACTTCGTCGCCGTCATCTTCCGCACCTCGCTCGGGGTGGCCGGCCTGGACGCGGCCGACCGCTTCCATGTGAACGCCTCCGCGCTGTCGACGTTCTCGATCCTCCAGCTCCTCGTGTACGCGGGCATGCAGATACCCGTCGGCCTGCTGGTCGACCGGCTCGGCACGAAGAAGGTGCTGTGCCTGGGCGCGGTGCTCTTCACCGCCGGGCAACTGGGCTTCGCCTTCTCCCCGTCGTATGGCACGGCCCTCGCCTCGCGCGCGCTGCTGGGCTGCGGTGACGCGATGACGTTCATCAGCGTGCTGCGGCTGGGCACCCGCTGGTTCCCGGCCCGGCGCGGGCCGTTCGTGGCCCAGCTCGCCGGTCTGGTCGGCATGGCGGGCAACCTCGTCTCCACCCTGGTGCTGGCCCGGCTGCTGCACGGGCTGGGCTGGACCCCGGCGTTCGCGGGCAGCGCGGTCGCGGGTGCGGTCGTGCTGGTGCTGACGCTGCTGTTCCTGAAGGACCACCCCGAGGGCCACGAGCCGGAGCCCTTCCCGCACCAGGGCGCCGCCTACGTGCGCCGTCAGATAGCGGAGGCCTGGCGGGAGCCCGGTACCCGGCTCGGCATGTGGGTGCACTTCACCACCCAGTTCCCGGCGATGGTCTTCCTGCTGCTGTGGGGGCTGCCGTTCCTGGTGCAGGCGCAGGGGCTCAGCCGGGCGACGGCCGGTGAGCTGCTCACCCTGGTCGTGCTGTCCAACATGGTGATCGGACTGGTCTACGGCCAGGTGGTCGCCCGGCACCACGCGGCCCGGCTCCCGCTGGCCCTCGGTACGGTCGCCGCGACCGCCCTCATGTGGGCGCTGACCCTCGCCTGGCCCGGTGAGCACGCGCCGATGGCGCTGCTGCTGGCGCTGTGCGTGGTCCTCGGCGCGTGCGGCCCGGCCTCGATGCTCGGCTTCGACTTCGCCCGCCCGGCCAACCCGCCCGAGCGTCAGGGCACCGCCTCCGGCATCACCAACATGGGTGGTTTCATCGCCTCCATGACCACGCTCTTCGCCGTCGGCGTGCTGCTGGACGCCACCGGCGACGACTACTCCGTGGCGTTCTGCGCGGTCTTCGTCCTCCAGGCGCTCGGCCTCACCCAGATCTTCCGTCTGCGTGGCCGGGCGGCCCGCCGCGAACGGGAACGCCTGGTGGCGAGCCGGGTGGAGACGGTGCACGTACCGGCCGTGTGA
- a CDS encoding GntR family transcriptional regulator, protein MQTATRQPPAADRVYTHVKQGVLDRRYEGGTLLTEGELAEAVGVSRTPVREALLRLEAEGLIRLYPKKGALVLPVSAQEIADVVETRLLVEEHAARKAVPAPPALLDRLAELLDRQREQAAAGDFAAAAVTDRRFHAEIVRSGGNEILSRLYDQLRDRQLRMGVAVMHSHPDRIAKTLAEHAEILHALRAGDAEAAVGIVHRHVGWFSELARGEVR, encoded by the coding sequence ATGCAAACCGCCACCAGGCAGCCACCCGCCGCCGACCGCGTCTACACCCACGTCAAGCAGGGCGTCCTCGACCGCCGGTACGAGGGCGGCACCCTGCTCACCGAGGGCGAGCTGGCGGAGGCGGTGGGCGTGTCCCGCACCCCCGTCCGCGAGGCGCTGCTGCGGCTGGAGGCCGAGGGGCTGATCCGGCTGTACCCGAAGAAGGGCGCCCTGGTGCTGCCCGTGTCCGCGCAGGAGATCGCCGACGTGGTGGAGACCAGGCTGCTGGTCGAGGAGCACGCCGCCCGCAAGGCCGTACCCGCGCCGCCCGCGCTGCTGGACCGGCTCGCCGAACTGCTGGACCGGCAGCGGGAGCAGGCCGCGGCGGGCGACTTCGCCGCCGCCGCCGTCACCGACCGCCGCTTCCACGCCGAGATCGTGCGCAGCGGCGGCAACGAGATCCTGTCCCGGCTCTACGACCAGTTGCGCGACCGCCAGCTCCGGATGGGCGTCGCCGTCATGCACTCGCACCCCGACCGGATCGCCAAGACCCTCGCCGAGCACGCCGAGATCCTGCACGCGCTGCGCGCCGGGGACGCGGAGGCGGCGGTCGGGATCGTGCACCGGCACGTCGGCTGGTTCTCCGAGCTGGCGCGCGGGGAGGTCCGATGA
- a CDS encoding D-alanyl-D-alanine carboxypeptidase family protein, giving the protein MITGIKGSSLRRAAAVAVASGALLTTSALTAAPAQAASAPSIVAAGGYAMNNSTGASLFSKAADTRRSTGSTTKIMTAKVVLAQPNLNLDAKVTIPKGASDYIVANNASSAGLIVGDKVTVRQLLYGLMLPSGCDAAYVLADKYGSGSSHTARVNSFLGKMNSAAKSLGLKNTHFDSFDGIGKGSNYSTPRDLTKIASSAMKSANFRAIVKTKSYTAKTVTKTGSTRTMKAWTNTNTLLSSYSGTIGVKTGSGPEAKYCLVFAATRNGKTVIGTVLASSSVPQRGTDATKILNYGFTK; this is encoded by the coding sequence TTGATTACCGGCATCAAGGGCTCGTCCCTCCGCAGGGCCGCCGCCGTCGCCGTCGCGTCCGGCGCGCTGCTCACCACCAGTGCCCTCACCGCGGCGCCCGCGCAGGCCGCCTCCGCGCCGTCGATCGTGGCCGCGGGCGGCTACGCGATGAACAACTCCACCGGTGCGTCGCTGTTCTCCAAGGCCGCGGACACCCGGCGCTCCACGGGTTCCACCACCAAGATCATGACCGCGAAGGTCGTGCTGGCGCAGCCGAACCTGAACCTGGACGCCAAGGTCACGATCCCCAAGGGCGCCAGCGACTACATCGTCGCCAACAACGCGTCCTCGGCCGGTCTGATCGTCGGCGACAAGGTCACCGTCCGCCAGCTCCTGTACGGGCTGATGCTGCCGTCCGGCTGCGACGCCGCGTACGTCCTCGCGGACAAGTACGGCTCGGGCAGCAGCCACACCGCGCGCGTGAACTCCTTCCTCGGCAAGATGAACTCCGCCGCGAAGAGCCTCGGCCTGAAGAACACGCACTTCGACTCCTTCGACGGCATCGGCAAGGGCTCGAACTACTCGACCCCGCGCGATCTGACGAAGATCGCCAGCAGCGCGATGAAGAGCGCCAACTTCCGCGCGATCGTCAAGACCAAGTCGTACACGGCGAAGACGGTCACCAAGACCGGCAGCACGCGCACGATGAAGGCGTGGACCAACACCAACACGCTGCTGAGCAGCTACAGCGGCACCATCGGCGTGAAGACCGGCTCCGGCCCCGAGGCCAAGTACTGCCTCGTCTTCGCCGCCACCCGCAACGGCAAGACGGTCATCGGCACGGTCCTCGCGTCGTCCTCCGTCCCCCAGCGCGGCACGGACGCGACGAAGATCCTGAACTACGGCTTCACCAAGTAG